A segment of the Manihot esculenta cultivar AM560-2 chromosome 13, M.esculenta_v8, whole genome shotgun sequence genome:
tattattaaattattttcatattcaagcatatagaaaaattattatttagtcaattgattttttaattttttttaaatgtattaaaatattttaaaaattttttaaaaaatctactacttaatttttttttattaattttaatcgttacgtattataaatttttttttaaaatgcttATATTATACatagattaattaatatgagaaataataaaactattatATACAGAGatcaattaatataatatatatatatatatattatttgagtTAAAAAGTAGAAAATTGAGATAGTTGAACATAAAACTATCATATACAACTTTAATACAGATCAATAACtgcaatataatttttatttttactgatAATAAAAAGGTATATAATACTTTTTATTGTATAAATAAAACACAAAAAGCTATAAATATTGATCATTGCTGGTTTCATCACTTCAGTACGAGATCGGGCCTTCAAATACAGTTCAAGCTTAAAGATCCGATTTAGATTTATTGAGCAGATCAGGTTATTCACAAAATTAGGCCCACTCGCTACAGGTTCAGTCCGGTAATGTAACGTGGAAGGTATAATAACAGTCACTTTGCAGCCCTCTCTCTACATGCGCTGGAAGAATTAAATAGCCGTCTGACGTGGAAAGGACGTCTGACGTTTTCATATGTATAGACTTATATGACAGAGACATGTGGTACTGTAATAAAGAGGCTATTACGattactagcagacaaaagagaaaaaatagaaaaaaagaaattcctTTCCTTTCATCTAACCTTATATAACTATTGTAAATTCTATTTTCACACTTTcagaatattaaatatatttaatgaattatataataaattatagatCAGTGAATATCTTAAAagttatatatgaaaaaatttaaactcaaaatTTCATCTATATTTTATGAGAAAGAAGGACAAATTAAATTATCCTGATCCGCAGTATAATGCTTGTTACAGCATATGGGATTAGGGAAAATGATTGTGCTTGGATTGCTCTTTGCTCAAAATTGTGAAAATTAAAATGGCTATAATTCATTTCCAATCATGATGTTTCTATCAGTCCTTCTGTACACGCACGGGCAAGTCCCAACTCCCTAGCCCCCGTGCCACACTACCTAACATGCTTGCCTTGAGACTGCACAAtaacattaataaaaaatgaattattcAAAGTAGAGTAATCagtgaaataaaagaattattacattaaataataagaaatattgttcttattatattataataaacattaaaataaaaaaaatagtagagaccttttaatttttataattttaaatgcaaAAATCCATCCATCCATCCTTCCCCCTAATTGATTTCAAATAATGATCCATCTGATATGGCAAAAGTCTACAGTTGATATATCTGACAATGGTGGATCAAACATATACCAAATCGAAATAAGCTTTGTTAAATTATTACTACATCCAAATTTATTCCCCAAtttgattctttcctttttattctttttgaaaattatttttctttaatcttCTCATGGGTTCCATTTACCAACTGTTGAGTATGTGAAGTGTTAAAGGGGGCTGCTTTGGCCGCTTAtgctctttctctctctatctctctgcATCTTTGGTCCAATTGGTCCAAAGTAATTGAAGAAAAGggaaagaggaaagaaaaggaaaactgaaGTCTTTCTTTCTCTGCTTCTCTTTCAAGTCTCTTGTAAGTATCAaaatattcttcttcttcttcttcttctaatgTAATCTGGGTTTGCTTCATTTTATcgcttctttttgtttttattgttgtttttgAGTTTGTAATTCACTTATTTTTCCAACCACTTTCCCCGTAATTTTGGCGTTAGATTTCGTCTAATAATGCTATTTTGTTGTTTCTGATCGAACCCAGATCCTATCCCTGTCTGATTCAGCTGTGAGATACTAAAGAAGCTTTCAGCTGTGAGATAATAAAGAAGCTTTCTGCTGTGTATGAAGTTTGTTGCTGTTATTTTTTTTCCCAGTTTTTTGAATCTGGGTTCttgaattttaattgttaaggGTTTCGATTCATGTCCTTGGATTCTTTAGAGGTGAAAGAGCTTCTTCCCAGTTCCCCAGATGACGATATGTCGAAACGAGAAGCTTTATTTCAATGCTTTAACTTATGCTTCTGGATTTTACTTAGTTTTGTTAGGAAGTGGGTTTCTGTGTGGGTGACTTTGTTCTTCTGTAGTTTGATATGGATTTTTTTGCATCTATTGCTGTTCTCTGATCGTGAAGTTGTGTTTAAAATCTGCCTCAGAGGAGTCTCTGAACACAGCTGGGTTTTGTAGAAATTTGTATACTTGTGTATATATTTTGAGTTATGATCAAGCAAATACTTGGTAGGCTTCCACGGAAGCCATCAAAATCTTCGGAGAATCGTGAATTTGGGAGTCCATCTGCACCTTCTCTGAATACTTCCACTAGTTCTGGAAGCAGTGATCTTGTGAGTAATAGGCCTGCCACTGTCAATAGTTCGTCTCCTCCAGGCTCTAATTCTGCTTCACATTTAGGTTATGGTCATGGAAGTAAGCCTACCCAGTCTGTGAATCAAAAAATAAATGGCAATTTAGTTGTTGCTCCTTATGAGACATTGCCAGGATTTAAGGATGTCCCCAATTCTGAGAAGCAAAATTTGTTTATTAGAAAGCTGAACTTGTGTTGTGTGGTGTTTGACTTCATTGATCCAACTAAGGGTTTAAAAGAAAAGGACATTAAGCGCCAGACGTTGGTGGAGCTTGTGGATTATGTTACTTCTGCAAATGGGAAGTTCACAGAAACTGTCTTGCAAGAAGTTATAAAGATGGTATCTGTGAATTTGTTTAGGTCGCTTAATCCACAACCCCGCGATAATAAGGTTCTACAAGCGTTTGATTTGGAAGAAGAGGAGCCCTTGATGGACCCTGCATGGCCTCACTTGCAAATTGTTTATGAATTCTTTCTTAGATTTGTTGCTTCTCCTGAGACAGATGCAAAGTTGGCAAAGAGGTACATTGATCACTCTTTTGTTCTCAAGTTGCTAGATCTGTTTGATTCTGAGGATCCAAGGGAGAGGGAGTACCTGAAGACAATTCTACATCGCATCTATGGGAAGTTTATGGTTCATCGCCCATTTATAAGGAAGTCTATTAACAACATTTTCTTCCGATTTATTTTTGAGACAGAGAAACACAATGGAATTGCAGAGCTTTTAGAGGTTTTAGGAAGTATAATCAATGGGTTTGCTCTGCCGCTAAAAGAAGAACATAAATTGTTCCTTGTTCGGGCATTAGTCCCTCTTCACAAACCAAAGTGCTTACCTATATACCATCAGCAGTTGTCATACTGCATTACACAGTTTGTGGAAAAAGATTGCAAGCTCGTAGATACTGTTATAAGGGGTTTATTGAAGTACTGGCCTATAACTAATAGCTCAAAGGAGGTAATGTTCCTAAGTGAGCTTGAGGAAATCTTAGAAGCAACCCAGCCAGCAGAATTTCAAAGATGTGTAGTTCCCCTGTTCCATCAAATAGCTTGTTGCTTGAGCAGTTCACACTTCCAGGTAATAAACCATTAAAATCTAATACAAGCTTCCTTCATTGAAAATTCATCAAAATGTTGTCTGTTGGCAAttcctttgattttttttgCAAAAATATTTGCAGTTTGGATTTTGACTGTGTGCTTTTCCTTTGAAGTGGCTTTACCTTTTCAGTTGGACTCGAGAAGCCTGATATGCTGAAGTCTTATGTGCTATGTTCTATGTTTAAacacttagcttttgctctgaTCTCTTTTATTACTTATTAGtcatttccttttccttttcataGAACAACAGCTATGTGCCAATTTTCTACCATTAGAATCTGGTTGAATTGAGGCATATGCATTTTTGCGGTTAAAGTTGTCGTTTTTCTGCCTTGATTGATGTTGTAGATGAATTAAATTCATATGCCTTGTACTCTCAAGCTtgataactttttaattatagacTAAATGTATTTGATTATGTATACAAGAATTTAGTTCATCTTTTTCTAACAGTGACCGTAATTATTTTGGTTCATTAGAATGGCAGAATGGAATTCTTCtcagttttttattttcacttaGCCAGTAGAAATGATTAAATAGAATATGTTTGCAGATTGTATGCCATGCTGAATAGCTTGAAATCTTATTTCCAGtcagaaaaaaaaggaaaactgGTTGTCATCCTTTTGCTGGCATAGAGTTAGCACATTCTTTTTCCTGGCTGAGGCACAGATATTGATATGGCTTGTATTGGAGAGGCTTCAAGATATGGAGCCGTCTTATGTGTCCTGACTCCTgagatgaaaagaaagcaagataTTGAACCTTCAAAATGAAATAATGTTGTttgatcttttcttttttctttttggttggTATCAAGCCCTCAAAAAGCAATATACTTTTGACTCTTGACTGACAAATTTCAAGGCCCTATTTGTCCTGTCTCCTGTTGTATAAAGAAAGTAATTTAGTTGTCCTGTGTCAGTAAATAAGAATTTAGTGGCCTGGTATGGGCGTTGGAGTAATTGAGCAAGCAGTGTGACTACAGTAATCTATATTTATATTAGATTCTAGATGCTATTGGTTAGTCATGCTGCACGTCTTTAATCTAAGTTCTGCTAACTAATCTTTTTCTTCAGGTGGCAGAAAGGGCTTTGTACTTGTGGAACAATGATCATATTGAGAACTTAATCAGACAGAACCGAAAAATTATACTGCCCATCATCTTCCCTGCCTTGGAAAAGAATGGACGTAATCACTGGAATCAGGTAGTGCAGAGCTTAACTCTTAATGTTCACAAGATCTTTGCTGACGTTGATCCTGAGCTATTTGAAGAGTGCTTAAAGCAGTTTGAAGAACATGAGGCAAGGGAAGAAAATATGAAGGTGAAACACGAAGCCACATGGAAGCGCTTAGAAGAGATTGCTGCAACAAAATCTGCTATTCCCGGCAGTATACCCACCCTAACATCTTCAGGCTAGAGCTATAGGGATATCCATGTTTAGTATAAAGTATTCAATTTCATCGATCGGTCGAGGAGCCAAAGATGTGTATTAATctttaagagagaagaaaaaagtCAATTGTTTTGTTGCTGCACTCCAACTTTTTTCTGGTTGTTAGAAGTCACGAGAGTAGGGGGGGAAAACTTCGTGAAGCGAAGGAGTCGCCGATGCCATTTGCTGATGGGGATGATACATACAAAGGTACACTTGGAGCAGGAGTTAAACAAGCTGTGCTCCATATTTATGATGGTGGGGGGCGGGGGGGAGGGACATAACTAGTCAGCTTGGCCTTCTTATAGATATTTTAGTGTCTCACGGAGCTACGACAGTTGCTTTAAGCACTCAGATCTGATTTTAAGTGGCTTTTATGCActtgctgaatttctttgatCTCATTTCTTATGTGtatgtatataaatatatattttgtaaaatttagcTTTGTTGGTGTGAATCATACTTTTGCAACTATTTTAATTTGAAGATGGTGATTCTTTTTCCTTCACTTTTGGTTGGAAAACTATGTTGCCTTTCCTGCAAAGTGTATCCCATAACATCCAATTCTTCTCTCTGTTTCCCCAGTCTTCTCAGAAGGCTCTATTTTTGACATTCTTGCCTTGGTAATGGGAAGAAACGAGGGTGGTATGATCTGTGTGATACTGacttttaaataattgaatGTCTTAAGAGAATTTGAAGCAACCGTCAATAAACTAATGCTTGTGTTTAATTTCAGCATGCATGGATGGATACAGGGGCAAGTAAATTTCTTTAGCAGAATCACGTAAAATTGATCAAGCGCTCCCAGGCCTTTCTGCCCCAATATCAATAACAAGTCTGTAACGCATAAGCATCAGCGGGGATAGCTCAGTTGGGAGAGCGTCAGACTGAAGATCTGAAGGTCGCGTGTTCGATCCTCGCTCACCGCATTTAATTTTCCATATTttcagaatttaaatttttctaagaactatataaaaaaatgcaaaaatatCTTTTGATATCGAAAGAATtgagcattttatttttcatattttcagaatttaaattattttaagaattatataaaaaaatataaaaatatcttttggtataaccgtagaggtttaataaagaaaaaattattacttaatatctatgatatgaaaaatttactaattgatctctcaattttaaaaattatattaaaatatttcggatattttactaaatatactagttagtctttttattaatttttaattttaacgtgaagtattttattatttaaaatttatagttttaaaaaactCATTATTTAGTACTTAGATTTTTAAATCGTCTGCTATCTAGTAGTACCTTCATATCAAGagcattttaactttttttataatatttaataattaaaattaatacaaaAACTAACTagtaagattttttaaaatgttaagactgttttaatatatttttaaaattcaagaaacatggaactaaatagtattttttcttttaatatatttgtaaaatTCTACTTGTTATTGAATAGTCATTCTGCATTTCTCTAATCCAAGTTCTGCAAACTTACCTATTGCTTCAGGTTTCAGAAAGGGGTTTGAGCTTGTAGAACAATGATTATATTGAGAACTTTATCAGACAGAACCGAAAAGTTACACTGTCCATCATCTTCCTGCTTCGAAAAGAATGGACATAATCACTGTAATCAGGTAGTGCAGAGCCAGAGCATAACTCTTAATGCTCGCAAGATCTTTGCTGATATTGATCCTCATCTGTTTGAAGAGTGCTTAAGCAGTTTCAACAAGATAAGGCAAAGGCAGAAAATATGTCAGAGGCTCTATTTTTGACAATCTTGTCTTGGTAATGGAAAGAAGCAAAGGTTGTATGATCTGGGTGATGctgatttttaaataattgaatGTGTTGCTTAAAAAGAATTTGAAGCAACATTCAAGAAAGGATGCTTGTGCTTAGTTTCAGCTGGATGCAGGGGCAAGTGAATTTCTTCTGCAGAATCAAGTAAAATTGACCAAATTAACAATCACACTAGCACTGGTGCACAAGCACTGGTGCATTGCCCAAGCCTCCCATTGACTTATCTTGGATCTGACGAGGGACGTAACACGGCAGTGGCAAATGGACTGGACTACACCAGCACAAGGCATATGAATTCTCGGCTCCCATTTTCCAATGTATGTTTCTGCTTTTCAAGTTTAAATCATTCATATGTACagacattttcttctttttttttttttttttttctatgtgaattttataacaattaaatttttatgacactcaaaattttaaaaacgctccaagtcaacaattaaaaaatttaaaacctactaaattttttaaataaaattcaaagatGTAAATATATATTCTGGCATTAAATAATGTAGTTGTCCATTAATTTAAAGAAAACTTAGGTGTGATGTTTGAGTTATAGTATTATATTCAGGAATCTTCCCACCTTTGTAAATGCAACGATTCTTCCCTATTATCCCTTGTTTTTTATGCTTTCTTCGCTGATAGGATAGATGATATGGTTTACTTTGATAAGACAACTAATATCTCTCTCAATCAATATATAGTTTTTTTGTTACTTCGTTCCGGACAGAATACTAAATTTCGTTTCCCAGCTACATTGTTAGTGGAAAGATATCAGAATCAATGCACCATCAAGGAAGCAGCAGCAAGACATATATGGCCACAGATATTCAGCCACAGATAATATCCAGAGAGATGATTAAACAATCCTCACCAACACCAAATCACAAAACAATTCACTGCCTCTCTTTCTTTGATCAGATCTGTCCTCGCATCTATGTCCCTCTTGTTTTCTTCTACCCTGGAAAAGATCACACCATTTCCATTAATGATCACAAACCAGAAACTGACACTGTTCATAAATCCACTTTGCTCAAGAGTTCTCTATCTGCAGCCTTATCCTTTCATTACCCACTAGCTGGAAGGATCAGGGATGATCTCACTATCGACTGCAGAGATGATGGAGCTGTATTTCTTGAAGCAAAAGCCAACTGCGAGTTATCTGACATTCTCAAGCATCCTAGGGAAGAAACCTTGAAGCTCTTGTTTCCTGATGGCCTATGGTATAAAGATTCAACCTTGAGCAGTACTCTTGTGGTTCAGATCACATTTTTTGACTGTGGAGGAATGTCAATTGCTGTGTGCATATGTCACAAGATCATGGACATGGCAAGTATGTGTTCTTTCATCAACGACTGGGCTTCCCTGGCTCGAAACTCAGGCCAAGAAATATGTCCCGAGTTCAATATAGGGTCTTTATATCCGCCTCTTGATCTACCAgtcatgaaaaataattatcagCCTCCCAAGAAAGTGAACTGTGCTTCCAGGAGGCTTGTTTTTGATGCTTCAGATATAGCCAAACTCAAGACCATTGCGGCAAACGAAGTTAACAATCCTACACGGGTCGAAGTGGCCACTGCACTACTATACAAATGCGCCATTTCTGCAGCCAAGGCAAGCTCAGGTTCCCTAAAGCCAACGGTTTCTCACCATGCAATGAATATGCGAACCAGGGTGTTTCCTCCATTGACACAAAGATGTTCAGGAAATCTAATTGGGCTCTTTACAGTGTCCACAATGGAAGACgacagggagatagagttcgttTCATTGGTGAAAAAGATTAGAGAAGAAAAAACTCAGTTCTCCAAAACCTGCAGCGACGAAACATTAACTGGGGAAGGATTGTGTTTACTCGTTTTGGAAAGCACGAAAGGGCTAAGAGAGAATGATTCTTCTAATGGTAAAGATCAGGAAGTGTATTTATTAAGTAGCTGGTGCAGGTTTCCATTGTATGAAGCAGACTTTGGATGGGGAAAACCAGAGTGGGTGACTTCAATTTGCTGCGAGGTGAAGAATGTTATAACTGTGATGGACTCGAGAGTAGGAGATGGGATTGAAGCATTTGTGACCTTGGAAGAAGAAGCCATGGCCATGTTTGAGCGTGATAAAGAGCTTCTTGATTTTGCCTATATATATTGATTCAGTTTCCAGTTGAAAAAAATTCATCACCTCCTCTCTCTCAAGCTCCAGGTGATCTGCTCATGTGAGATTTGAGTCTGGTGTGTGACAGAAGTGTGGTTAATCTAAAGAGTGTAATAATTGTCTGTCTTTGTAATAAAAAAGAGGCTGAAGAATTAGTAGTGTAATGAGATGATTATCCTCCTGTATCATTGAAGCACCTCTCTAAGTATGGTTGGCCATAACTCAAGAAAATTGGGTAAATCTTCTATTTAACATAGTTGACACtggaatgatttattttttaaaaaaaaaaataaaagaatttttacaaaattataaaaaaatttcgtTTAAGGTTAATAAGTTTTGTCCCGAGGAAATGAATTGGATAAAATTAGTGTGCAATGTGAAAGCGTCAGCGGGGATAGCTCAGTTGGGAGAGCGTCAGACTGAAGATCTGAAGGTCGCGTGTTCGATCCACGCTCACCGCAtttatcctttttattttttctttctctcaaaatCCAAGTATTTCTTCTATTTTAAGGAATTGGATGGATCATGGATGACTTCAGGGCCGCctttaaggaaaaaaaactgcacttatttttttaataatttattaattaaacaatAATCCACTATATAATAAACAATTTCTAAACTCACAACTTGCCAAATGGCTAATAATTTTGTCCGGatatatgattaaaaaaattaataatattgttgATTTAGTTTTTGTTACTTCTCATTGCAGACAGATTATTAAACCATCCTCCATAACATGTGCAGATCTTGCCATGGATCATGGATCAAGATGTGTATGGTAGCTGTGAAGAATGTTATTATTTTGATGGATATGACCCATTGTGTGTATCATATTTATATAGTTTACGAAATCTATTTTCAACATTACTTAGCTTGCTAATATCCACAtgtgaaataatataatattctgAATTTCTAATTGTATACACAATTAATATAATACGGATATTTCTTTCGAGTGGTTGATTGAATTCTATCGTATagcaatatttaaaatattaatttaacttcaaaaacataactttcacttaaaaaataaaggttaaattagatttagatttattaaattttaaaaattttcttaattactTGTTATAAGGTGgtagtgaaaaaaataaaacttttcgtATCCAAGGCCATAAATTTCTTACACGCAACAATATATTATAGTCAAAGTTAATTTATTCAGACCTTTCTCCATCAAACAGTTCACAACTGTGTATAATGGGGCTGTTTATAACATGTCCTTTCATTGTGAACTAATTCCGGGGAAGTAAATTGAGTTTGATATCTTACAGTAAGCACTAGCTAGAAAGTCATGGAGATCAATGTGAAGATTGTCAAGAAAGAAATCATAAAACCATCATCTCCAACCCTAGATTACCTTAGAAATTTTAAGCTCTCTCTTCTTGATCAGTTCTCGCCTGCTGCTTATGCATCTATGCTTCTGTTCTACTCAGTCAATGGTACTGCCGATCAAGATTTTGATGTTTTTGAAAGATCCCAGCAACTAAAAAGATCATTGTCTGAAACTCTGACTCGATTTTACCCATTGGCTGGTAGAATCAAAGACAATGCCATAATCGAATGCAACGATGAGGGAGCTCTTTTTGTTGAAGCAAGAGTTGATTGCCTTCTCTCCAAGTTCCTGGAAAAACCCAATAACCAGCTGACAAGAAAATTAATTCCTGTTGACATTGTTGGATTTTCAGAAGAACACAAGGGCAGTGTTTTGTTACTTGTTCAAGCTTCCTTTTTTTCTTGTGGTGGGTTGGCGATTGGCGTGTCTATTTCTCACAAAATAGCTGATGCAAGCACTGTGAACACTTTCATCAAGGGTTGGGCAGCCGCAGCTCATGAGGCCGCCGACGAGCAGAAACAGCTCCCATTACTTTACGCATCATCGATCTTTCCACCCCAGAATTTACCGTTTCATAGAATGTCAACTGTAAAGCTGAATGAAGACAAGTGTATTACAGAGAGATATGTGATTGAAGCTTCAAAGATTGCTGCCCTGAAGACTAAAGCTGGCAGCGAAAGTGTTAGAGACCCAACAAAAGTTGAAGCAGTCACTGCATTTATTTGGAAATGTGCAATGAAAGCATCAAGATCAAACTCAAAGCAGTGCAGACCATCTGCTTTGGCTCAGTCAGTGAACCTACGCAAAAGAATGGAGCCTCCTTTGCCTGAAAACACTATAGGAAACCTGATGGGCCACTTCGCTTCAAGGGCAACGGAGAGTAGCGAGATAGATTTGGCAAGCTTGGTTGTTCAAATGAGAAAAGGAATGCAAGATTTTGGCGAGAATTATGTGAAGAAACTCCAGGGAGACAATCCATTGGTAGCAATAACCGAAGCTTTAAGAGAATTTGGGAGCTTGCTTCATGCAGGAAATGATACAGATTTTTATATATTCACCAGCTTGTGTAGGTTTCCATTTTATGGGATTGATTTTGGGTGGGGGAAGCCAATCTGGGTGAGTTCTCCAAGGGACGCTTTCAAGAACATTGTTGCATTGATAGATAGCAGAGATGGAGATGGAATTGAGGCTTGGGTGACTTTGACAGAAGAAGATATGGCATTTTTTGAAGGTGATGAAGAACTGCTTGAAGTTGCTGCTTTGAATCCAAGTGTGATGCACTAGTATTCTCTCTAAATATCTAATGAGGTTTTCTTCTGCTTGTTGCTGGTTAATTTTGGTCTTAGTTGTTGGATTTGTGATTGTGTATAGTgttatatgtgtgtgtgttattattcaattaaaaatatttaaataataataaatttctatatattttgttgctaattaaactaaaaatgaattactataaatttaatttttttgaaaatcgtattattttcttttgtctCTTTTTTTAGTTTGTAGATAGATTAATTGTTGCATTAAGATCAATTATTACTATAAATAGGTGTCTTAGATTTACTAtggattaattaattgatactaCATATATTCTATATTTTATGTGAATAATAATAGAGATATGAAAGATTGTGAATTGCATAATAATTATATCATAtgacataaaataataattttttatatatttttaactttctatttatataaaataataattaatatatatgttatATGCAATTTCTTATTTTTACCATTATATAAATGTAtgactttttaatatataaatataatttattatattggtTGTTATTAACCTTCTGATTTcttattactttttaatataatatattattg
Coding sequences within it:
- the LOC110630357 gene encoding acylsugar acyltransferase 3, translated to MATDIQPQIISREMIKQSSPTPNHKTIHCLSFFDQICPRIYVPLVFFYPGKDHTISINDHKPETDTVHKSTLLKSSLSAALSFHYPLAGRIRDDLTIDCRDDGAVFLEAKANCELSDILKHPREETLKLLFPDGLWYKDSTLSSTLVVQITFFDCGGMSIAVCICHKIMDMASMCSFINDWASLARNSGQEICPEFNIGSLYPPLDLPVMKNNYQPPKKVNCASRRLVFDASDIAKLKTIAANEVNNPTRVEVATALLYKCAISAAKASSGSLKPTVSHHAMNMRTRVFPPLTQRCSGNLIGLFTVSTMEDDREIEFVSLVKKIREEKTQFSKTCSDETLTGEGLCLLVLESTKGLRENDSSNGKDQEVYLLSSWCRFPLYEADFGWGKPEWVTSICCEVKNVITVMDSRVGDGIEAFVTLEEEAMAMFERDKELLDFAYIY
- the LOC110630462 gene encoding BAHD acyltransferase At5g47980; translation: MEINVKIVKKEIIKPSSPTLDYLRNFKLSLLDQFSPAAYASMLLFYSVNGTADQDFDVFERSQQLKRSLSETLTRFYPLAGRIKDNAIIECNDEGALFVEARVDCLLSKFLEKPNNQLTRKLIPVDIVGFSEEHKGSVLLLVQASFFSCGGLAIGVSISHKIADASTVNTFIKGWAAAAHEAADEQKQLPLLYASSIFPPQNLPFHRMSTVKLNEDKCITERYVIEASKIAALKTKAGSESVRDPTKVEAVTAFIWKCAMKASRSNSKQCRPSALAQSVNLRKRMEPPLPENTIGNLMGHFASRATESSEIDLASLVVQMRKGMQDFGENYVKKLQGDNPLVAITEALREFGSLLHAGNDTDFYIFTSLCRFPFYGIDFGWGKPIWVSSPRDAFKNIVALIDSRDGDGIEAWVTLTEEDMAFFEGDEELLEVAALNPSVMH
- the LOC110630356 gene encoding serine/threonine protein phosphatase 2A 57 kDa regulatory subunit B' theta isoform translates to MIKQILGRLPRKPSKSSENREFGSPSAPSLNTSTSSGSSDLVSNRPATVNSSSPPGSNSASHLGYGHGSKPTQSVNQKINGNLVVAPYETLPGFKDVPNSEKQNLFIRKLNLCCVVFDFIDPTKGLKEKDIKRQTLVELVDYVTSANGKFTETVLQEVIKMVSVNLFRSLNPQPRDNKVLQAFDLEEEEPLMDPAWPHLQIVYEFFLRFVASPETDAKLAKRYIDHSFVLKLLDLFDSEDPREREYLKTILHRIYGKFMVHRPFIRKSINNIFFRFIFETEKHNGIAELLEVLGSIINGFALPLKEEHKLFLVRALVPLHKPKCLPIYHQQLSYCITQFVEKDCKLVDTVIRGLLKYWPITNSSKEVMFLSELEEILEATQPAEFQRCVVPLFHQIACCLSSSHFQVAERALYLWNNDHIENLIRQNRKIILPIIFPALEKNGRNHWNQVVQSLTLNVHKIFADVDPELFEECLKQFEEHEAREENMKVKHEATWKRLEEIAATKSAIPGSIPTLTSSG